In one Carettochelys insculpta isolate YL-2023 chromosome 6, ASM3395843v1, whole genome shotgun sequence genomic region, the following are encoded:
- the FAM181A gene encoding protein FAM181A: protein MASDSEVKTLLNFVNLASSDIKAALDKSAPCRRSVDHRKYLQKQLKRFSQKYSRVPRCHSSKPTESSSKRGVEDRNRSSHPDSFDPNHCRASSEKALRLSEVEENFSGEQVLQEQSPESVRPDQVPMRKRQLPASFWEEPRPTPSLLVGSFTAGLDGLPSPRDLPPYEGKKSKKGPDTTEPGSPTLPVPSTGEKEPIKLPGTCLSGRMNAWSCCPFQYHGQPVYQAPGALSPSPFPGLGLWRKSAAPTGESQHFCKEAGGMGQKLYRPVVLKPIPTKPAVPPPIFNVFGYI, encoded by the coding sequence ATGGCATCGGACAGCGAGGTGAAAACGTTACTGAATTTTGTGAACCTGGCCTCTAGCGACATCAAAGCTGCTCTGGACAAGTCTGCTCCCTGCCGCCGCTCAGTTGACCACAGAAAATACTTGCAGAAGCAGCTCAAGCGTTTTTCTCAAAAATATTCCAGGGTCCCAAGATGCCACAGCAGCAAACCCACGGAATCCAGCTCCAAAAGAGGGGTGGAGGATAGAAATCGCAGCTCACACCCAGACAGCTTCGATCCAAATCACTGCAGAGCTTCCAGTGAAAAGGCCCTGAGGCTATCAGAGGTGGAGGAGAACTTCAGCGGGGAACAGGTGTTGCAGGAGCAAAGCCCAGAGTCTGTCAGGCCAGACCAAGTGCCCATGAGGAAAAGACAGCTGCCTGCTTCCTTCTGGGAAGAGCCCAGACCAACTCCGAGCCTGCTGGTCGGCAGCTTTACTGCTGGATTGGATGGGCTCCCAAGCCCTAGGGACCTGCCTCCATATGAGGGCAAGAAAAGCAAAAAGGGTCCCGATACCACAGAACCAGGGAGCCCCACTCTGCCTGTTCCGTCCACTGGGGAGAAGGAGCCTATCAAGCTGCCAGGCACCTGCCTATCTGGCCGGATGAATGCTTGGAGCTGCTGTCCATTTCAGTACCATGGACAACCTGTCTACCAAGCCCCTGGAGCCTTATCTCCATCACCCTTCCCcggcctggggctgtggaggaAAAGTGCAGCACCCACAGGGGAGAGCCAACACTTCTGCAAGGAGGCGGGTGGTATGGGGCAGAAACTCTACAGACCTGTGGTTTTGAAACCTATTCCTACCAAGCCGGCAGTACCACCTCCTATTTTCAATGTCTTTGGATACATTTAG